One part of the Apus apus isolate bApuApu2 chromosome 11, bApuApu2.pri.cur, whole genome shotgun sequence genome encodes these proteins:
- the CTU2 gene encoding cytoplasmic tRNA 2-thiolation protein 2 isoform X1: MCEAAAADGGGCGELRAPARRRRAPARSHPQPCVKCGQGSAALLIRLGDAFCRGCFRQYFVHKFRAMLGKNRVIFPGEKVLLALSGGPASSAMVQQVQEGLSRETAKRLRFVPGLIYVDEGSVRGQSPAQREQSLAHMETLLQETGFPYHLAYLEQALELPASILRPGPEQSSESGPSYKEAVDGFIQQQQWQEGDRDGGTSLPSTQDTPAGPSQRLPPATLTQELQRLFEAVETPTAREELLQMLRLHLILQTARTRGYTKVMTGESCTRVAIKLLTNLSLGRGAFLAVDTGFVDNRHGDVMVVRPMREYTAKEIAFYNHFFHVPTVIAPPLPTKRREKPSIHRLIERFLMGLQEDFPSTISTVYRTGEKLSPAPAIASCESERCLLCLCALDIAGEEELALEPTLIMDEPEFVENGCCQDAPLAGTESKAAFIPLLCYSCRLTFKELGPLATLPPYVRAEAQRRICRTEEMKQQSQEAPPEDKEHSKN; this comes from the exons ATGTgcgaggcggcggcggcggacggcggcggctgcggggaGCTCCGGGCACCGGCGCGGCGGCGCCGGGCCCCGGCACGCAG CCACCCGCAGCCCTGCGTGAAGTGCGGGCAGGGCTCTGCCGCCCTCCTCATCCGCCTCGGGGACGCCTTCTGCCG CGGCTGCTTCCGCCAGTACTTTGTGCACAAATTCCGTGCAATGCTGGGCAAGAACCGCGTCATCTTCCCGGGAGAGAAG GTGCTGCTGGCGCTGTCGGGGGGACCGGCCTCCAGCGCCATGGtccagcaggtccaggag GGGCTCAGCCGGGAGACAGCCAAGAGGCTCCGCTTTGTTCCTGGCCTCATCTACGTTGATG AGGGATCGGTGCGTGGGCAGAGCCCGGCACAGCgggagcagagcctggcccacatggagaccctgctgcaggagacTGGCTTCCCCTACCACCTGGCCTACCTGGAGCAG GCGTTGGAGCTGCCAGCATCCATCCTGCGGCCGGGACCTGAGCAGTCCAGCGAGTCTGGCCCTTCCTATAAGGAGGCTGTGGATGGCttcatccagcagcagcagtggcaggaaggggacagggatggtggcacctccctgcccagcacccaaGACACCCCAGCGGGGCCCTCCCAGCGCCTGCCCCCCGCCACCCtcacccaggagctgcagcgGCTCTTTGAGGCCGTGGAGACACCGACAGCgagagaggagctgctgcagatgctgcg GCTCCACCTGATCCTGCAGACAGCCCGGACCAGGGGCTACACCAAGGTGATGACGGGCGAGAGCTGCACCCGCGTGGCCATCAAGCTCCTCACCAACCTGTCGCTGGGGCGCGGCGCCTTCCTCGCCGTCGACACG GGCTTCGTGGACAACCGCCACGGCGACGTGATGGTGGTGCGTCCCATGCGGGAGTACACGGCCAAGGAGATCGCCTTCTACAACCACTTCTTCCATGTCCCCACTGTCATCGCGCCACCCCTCCCCACCAAG CGCCGGGAGAAGCCCAGCATCCACCGCCTGATCGAGCGCTTCCtgatggggctgcaggaggattTTCCCTCCACCATCAGCACAGTCTACCG GACAGGTGAGAAGCtgagcccagctccagccatAGCGAGCTGTGAGTCCGAGCggtgcctgctctgcctgtgcgCCCTGGACATCGCCGGGG AGGAGGAGTTGGCCCTGGAGCCCACACTGATCATGGATGAGCCAGAGTTTGTGGAGAATGGGTGCTGCCAGGATGCCCCGTTAGCAGG GACTGAGAGCAAGGCCGCCTTCATCCCGCTGCTGTGCTACAGCTGCCGTCTCACCTTCAAGGAGCTG GGTCCCCTCGCCACGCTGCCGCCCTACGTGCGTGCTGAGGCCCAGCGCAGGATCTGCAG AACAGAGGAGAtgaagcagcagagccaggaggccCCGCCAGAGGACAAGGAGCACAGCAAGAACTGA
- the CTU2 gene encoding cytoplasmic tRNA 2-thiolation protein 2 isoform X2: protein MCEAAAADGGGCGELRAPARRRRAPARSGCFRQYFVHKFRAMLGKNRVIFPGEKVLLALSGGPASSAMVQQVQEGLSRETAKRLRFVPGLIYVDEGSVRGQSPAQREQSLAHMETLLQETGFPYHLAYLEQALELPASILRPGPEQSSESGPSYKEAVDGFIQQQQWQEGDRDGGTSLPSTQDTPAGPSQRLPPATLTQELQRLFEAVETPTAREELLQMLRLHLILQTARTRGYTKVMTGESCTRVAIKLLTNLSLGRGAFLAVDTGFVDNRHGDVMVVRPMREYTAKEIAFYNHFFHVPTVIAPPLPTKRREKPSIHRLIERFLMGLQEDFPSTISTVYRTGEKLSPAPAIASCESERCLLCLCALDIAGEEELALEPTLIMDEPEFVENGCCQDAPLAGTESKAAFIPLLCYSCRLTFKELGPLATLPPYVRAEAQRRICRTEEMKQQSQEAPPEDKEHSKN from the exons ATGTgcgaggcggcggcggcggacggcggcggctgcggggaGCTCCGGGCACCGGCGCGGCGGCGCCGGGCCCCGGCACGCAG CGGCTGCTTCCGCCAGTACTTTGTGCACAAATTCCGTGCAATGCTGGGCAAGAACCGCGTCATCTTCCCGGGAGAGAAG GTGCTGCTGGCGCTGTCGGGGGGACCGGCCTCCAGCGCCATGGtccagcaggtccaggag GGGCTCAGCCGGGAGACAGCCAAGAGGCTCCGCTTTGTTCCTGGCCTCATCTACGTTGATG AGGGATCGGTGCGTGGGCAGAGCCCGGCACAGCgggagcagagcctggcccacatggagaccctgctgcaggagacTGGCTTCCCCTACCACCTGGCCTACCTGGAGCAG GCGTTGGAGCTGCCAGCATCCATCCTGCGGCCGGGACCTGAGCAGTCCAGCGAGTCTGGCCCTTCCTATAAGGAGGCTGTGGATGGCttcatccagcagcagcagtggcaggaaggggacagggatggtggcacctccctgcccagcacccaaGACACCCCAGCGGGGCCCTCCCAGCGCCTGCCCCCCGCCACCCtcacccaggagctgcagcgGCTCTTTGAGGCCGTGGAGACACCGACAGCgagagaggagctgctgcagatgctgcg GCTCCACCTGATCCTGCAGACAGCCCGGACCAGGGGCTACACCAAGGTGATGACGGGCGAGAGCTGCACCCGCGTGGCCATCAAGCTCCTCACCAACCTGTCGCTGGGGCGCGGCGCCTTCCTCGCCGTCGACACG GGCTTCGTGGACAACCGCCACGGCGACGTGATGGTGGTGCGTCCCATGCGGGAGTACACGGCCAAGGAGATCGCCTTCTACAACCACTTCTTCCATGTCCCCACTGTCATCGCGCCACCCCTCCCCACCAAG CGCCGGGAGAAGCCCAGCATCCACCGCCTGATCGAGCGCTTCCtgatggggctgcaggaggattTTCCCTCCACCATCAGCACAGTCTACCG GACAGGTGAGAAGCtgagcccagctccagccatAGCGAGCTGTGAGTCCGAGCggtgcctgctctgcctgtgcgCCCTGGACATCGCCGGGG AGGAGGAGTTGGCCCTGGAGCCCACACTGATCATGGATGAGCCAGAGTTTGTGGAGAATGGGTGCTGCCAGGATGCCCCGTTAGCAGG GACTGAGAGCAAGGCCGCCTTCATCCCGCTGCTGTGCTACAGCTGCCGTCTCACCTTCAAGGAGCTG GGTCCCCTCGCCACGCTGCCGCCCTACGTGCGTGCTGAGGCCCAGCGCAGGATCTGCAG AACAGAGGAGAtgaagcagcagagccaggaggccCCGCCAGAGGACAAGGAGCACAGCAAGAACTGA
- the RNF166 gene encoding LOW QUALITY PROTEIN: E3 ubiquitin-protein ligase RNF166 (The sequence of the model RefSeq protein was modified relative to this genomic sequence to represent the inferred CDS: inserted 2 bases in 1 codon), with translation MFRSLRVAAAQRPPGXGPPRPPPAAGPAAEALEAQFSCPICLEVFHRAVGIAGCGHTFCGECLQPCLQVPSPLCPLCRAPFDPKKVEKASSLEKQLSSYKAPCRGCSKKVTLAKMRSHVSSCTKVQEQLASCPKFVPVVPTSQPIPSNIPNRSTFVCPYCGARNLDQQELVKHCMENHRNDPNKVVCPVCSAMPWGDPSYKSANFLQHLLHRHKFSYDTFVDYNIDEEAALQAALALSLSEN, from the exons aTGTTCCGCAGCCTGCGGGTGGCGGCGGCGCAGCGACCCCCGGG GGGccccccccggccgccccccgccgccgggcccgccgccgAGGCGCTGGAGGCCCAGTTCAGCTGCCCCATCTGCCTGGAGGTGTTCCACCGCGCCGTCGGCATCGCGGGCTGCGGGCACAC GTTCTGCGGGGagtgcctgcagccctgcctgcaggtgCCCTCCCCGCTCTGCCCGCTCTGCCGCGCGCCCTTCGACCCCAAGAAGGTGGAGAAGGcttccagcctggagaagcagctctcGTCCTACAAAGCTCCCTGCCGAGGCTGCAGCAAGAAG GTGACCTTGGCCAAAATGCGCTCCCATGTCTCGTCCTGCACgaaggtgcaggagcagctggccaGCTGCCCCAAGTTCGTCCCAGTCGTCCCCACGTCCCAGCCCATCCCCAG caacaTTCCCAATCGCTCGACGTTCGTCTGCCCGTACTGTGGGGCCCGGAACCTggaccagcaggagctggtgaagCACTGCATGGAAAACCACCGCAACGACCCCAACAAAGTG gtgtGCCCAGTCTGCTCAGCCATGCCCTGGGGGGACCCCAGCTACAAAAGCGCCAActtcctgcagcacctcctgcacAGGCACAAGTTCTCCTATGACACCTTCGTG GACTATAACATCGATGaggaggcagcactgcaggctgccCTGGCATTGTCTCTCTCTGAGAACTGA